A genome region from Populus alba chromosome 5, ASM523922v2, whole genome shotgun sequence includes the following:
- the LOC118062088 gene encoding histone H3.2: MARTKQTARKSTGGKAPRKQLATKAARKSAPATGGVKKPHRFRPGTVALREIRKYQKSTELLIRKLPFQRLVREIAQDFKTDLRFQSSAVSALQEAAEAYLVGLFEDTNLCAIHAKRVTIMPKDIQLARRIRGERA; the protein is encoded by the coding sequence ATGGCCCGTACCAAGCAGACTGCAAGAAAATCCACTGGAGGCAAGGCCCCTCGCAAGCAGCTGGCAACTAAGGCTGCCCGGAAGTCTGCCCCAGCCACCGGAGGCGTGAAGAAACCCCACCGTTTCAGGCCAGGAACTGTTGCTTTGAGAGAAATCAGGAAGTACCAGAAGAGCACTGAGCTTTTGATCCGCAAGCTCCCCTTCCAAAGGCTTGTCAGAGAAATTGCTCAGGATTTTAAGACTGATCTCAGGTTCCAGAGCAGTGCCGTTTCTGCTCTTCAAGAAGCAGCTGAGGCTTATCTTGTGGGTCTCTTTGAGGACACAAATCTGTGTGCCATTCATGCTAAAAGGGTTACAATCATGCCTAAGGATATTCAGCTGGCTAGAAGGATCAGGGGTGAAAGGGCTTAA